One Nocardia huaxiensis genomic window, CATGGACAGCGCCGCCATGGCCACGGCCCTCTTCGGCGCCCTCGTCCTCTGGCAGCTCGACCCCGAACTGGCCGGCACCACCGGCATGACCACCGGCGGCGGCAGCAGCGGCAGCTCCGGCAGCAGCTGCTCGGGCGGCAGCGGGGGCAGCAGTTGCAGCGGGGGCGGAGGCGGAGGCGGCGGTTGTGGCGGCGGAGGCGGGTGCGGCGGATGAGCACCCCGAACCCGCTGTCCGACGGCATCCCGGACAGCAACACCCCATCCCACGGCACCGGCGGCCCACTACCCGCCGGTGCGCTGGGCATCGGCTGGCGGCGCGAAATCTGCGGCATCATCGCCGGTTTGGACGGAATCTCGTTCTGCGAGGTGATCGCCGAGTCACTGCCTCGAACCACCCCGCGTGGACAGCGCGCAGTACTCGGCCGCCGCCGGAGCGATCCTCGATTCGAGGTGACGGTTCCGGACGAGCTGGAGGCCCTGCGGTCGACGGGCGTTGCCGTTGTGCCGCACGGGATTTCGCTGTCGCTGGGGAGCGCGGAAGAGGTGGACGCGGCGCGGGTCGCGCATATGGCGGCGTGTGCGCGGGCGCTCGGGTCGCCGCTGGTGAGCGAGCACATCGCGTTCGTGCGCGCGGGCGGCATGGAGGCCGGGCATCTGCTTCCGGTGCCGCGGACCCGGGAAGCGCTGGATGCGCTGGCGCGCAATATCTCTCGGACACAGCGTGAACTGGAGGTGCCGCTGGCGGTGGAGAACATCGCGGCACTGTTCGAGTGGCCGGACGCGGAATTCAGTGAGGCGGAGTTCCTGCGGGAGCTGGTGGAGCGCACCGGCGTTTACCTGCTGCTGGATATCGCCAACGTGTACGCGAACGCGCGCAACAGGTCTCAGGATCCGCTGACGGAACTGCTCAGCCTGCCGGCCGAGCGGATCGCGTACTGCCATGTGGCCGGTGGACGTGAAGCAGGCGGGCGGTATCACGACACGCATGTGCATCCCGTGCCGGACGAGGTGCTGGGGCTGGTCGCCGAATTCACCGCCCACAATCCGGTGCCCCTCATGCTGGAGCGGGACGGAAACTATCCGCCCGCAAGCGAACTCGTCGCCGAACTGTCCGCCATCGCGCGGGCGGCGGGTCGCCCGGCGATCACGCTGCGGCCGGAAGCGCCCGTGGCATGAGCGAATTCGACAGCGCGGTCCCCGCCGGGCCGCAGGAGCCACCGCCGCCCGCACCGGACGGTGGGCGCGGGTCGCTGGCTCAACGGCAGGAGGAGCTGGTGCGCGCCCTGGTCGCCGGGGGTGAGGTGCCTGCGGGTTTCGATCCGGCCGCTCTCGGCGCGACCGCGCACGCGCTGCTGCACAAGCGAGCCGAGGAGGTCGCGCACCGGTTCCCGCGGCTCGCCCATGATGCGGGACCGGAGTACACGGCGAAGTACATCGCCTGGGCGCGCACCCGGCCGAAGGTGAGCACGGCCGCCGATGCCGAGGCGTTCGCGGCCGATCACGACCTGCCGCCGCGACCGCCGCGCCGCCGCCTGCGTGACCTGTTTCGCTGATCCGTGACGGGTAACCCCGGGATTGCCACTCGGGCCAATTCATGCACGAGTGCTAATGTCCGAAATAGTTAGCCGAGAAGTCACCGAATCCTC contains:
- a CDS encoding DUF692 domain-containing protein, yielding MSTPNPLSDGIPDSNTPSHGTGGPLPAGALGIGWRREICGIIAGLDGISFCEVIAESLPRTTPRGQRAVLGRRRSDPRFEVTVPDELEALRSTGVAVVPHGISLSLGSAEEVDAARVAHMAACARALGSPLVSEHIAFVRAGGMEAGHLLPVPRTREALDALARNISRTQRELEVPLAVENIAALFEWPDAEFSEAEFLRELVERTGVYLLLDIANVYANARNRSQDPLTELLSLPAERIAYCHVAGGREAGGRYHDTHVHPVPDEVLGLVAEFTAHNPVPLMLERDGNYPPASELVAELSAIARAAGRPAITLRPEAPVA